One stretch of Flavobacterium sp. 9 DNA includes these proteins:
- a CDS encoding AraC family transcriptional regulator, producing MNVKIDLLVIVTVVSLFISLFLAFFLFAVKTKHKISNYLFATFLILCAIDTSQTLFDLIIDKPSNFGMLRGLFAFLQIPVFYLYVLSVCYSDFKLKPKHLLHLLPFLTANAIMIPRFYAVNEASKINFIQNYQNMVEIQFNHILIHVQLIAYIVAVFMVLRKARKLYLENCAGTSISSYNWLFQFTVVLTVLYSVALLKNVFKFSDYPYISEWIKIGLLVFQLFIVCWYLFKALNNPGLFRSIDSKLKLVSDIVLEEKNKEESTVSEKEYSEELLKLQQYMAEEKPFLDPSLTIQDVSATIQIPVRDLSLLINHKLQQHFYDFVNTYRIEEAMEILKDSTKSKMTVLEILYEVGFNSKSSFNTAFKKHTGDTPTVYRKSA from the coding sequence ATGAATGTTAAGATTGATTTATTAGTTATTGTAACGGTAGTTTCCTTGTTTATATCATTATTTCTTGCATTTTTTTTGTTTGCAGTTAAGACAAAGCATAAAATAAGTAATTATCTTTTTGCGACTTTTTTAATATTATGCGCAATAGATACCAGTCAAACTTTATTCGACTTAATAATTGATAAACCTTCTAATTTTGGAATGTTAAGAGGTTTATTTGCTTTCTTGCAGATTCCTGTTTTTTATCTATATGTATTATCTGTTTGTTATTCAGATTTTAAGCTTAAACCAAAACACTTATTGCATCTGCTTCCATTTTTAACTGCAAATGCAATTATGATACCTCGTTTTTATGCCGTAAATGAAGCTTCTAAAATTAATTTTATTCAGAATTATCAAAATATGGTTGAGATTCAGTTCAATCATATTCTTATACATGTTCAGCTAATTGCTTATATCGTTGCTGTTTTTATGGTTTTAAGAAAAGCCAGGAAACTATATCTCGAAAATTGTGCAGGTACAAGTATTAGTTCTTATAATTGGTTGTTTCAGTTTACAGTTGTACTAACTGTTTTGTATTCAGTGGCGCTTTTAAAAAATGTTTTCAAGTTCTCTGATTATCCTTATATCTCTGAATGGATAAAAATTGGTCTCTTGGTATTTCAGCTATTTATTGTTTGCTGGTATTTATTTAAAGCATTAAATAATCCTGGTTTGTTTAGAAGTATTGATTCAAAATTAAAACTGGTTTCGGATATTGTTTTAGAAGAAAAAAATAAGGAGGAATCAACTGTAAGTGAAAAAGAATATTCTGAAGAGTTGTTGAAATTGCAACAATATATGGCTGAAGAAAAGCCGTTTCTAGATCCTTCTTTAACAATTCAGGATGTTTCTGCAACTATCCAAATTCCTGTTCGAGATTTATCGCTTTTAATTAATCATAAGTTACAACAGCATTTTTATGATTTTGTGAATACGTATCGTATTGAAGAAGCTATGGAAATTTTAAAAGATTCCACAAAAAGTAAGATGACCGTTTTAGAAATTTTATATGAAGTAGGTTTTAATTCGAAATCTTCTTTTAATACTGCTTTTAAAAAACATACAGGTGATACACCAACAGTTTATCGTAAAAGTGCTTAA
- a CDS encoding serine hydrolase encodes MKTTIYLLLLIVTVASAQTNKKAVSKERDYSFLTDSLNIDKQLEKYKLAGFSLVVFENYEIVYSNQFGVKSIDSKEKIDKNTAFSTASISKPITALLCFILEEKGLLNLDTPIDGYLKRWHLPKSKFTENNSPTWRQFLNHTAGTTQGGFADYYQGDTIPTIKQSLLGQIPRYDKEIEFLFTPGTGWSYSGGGYVIVQMALEDTFKKPIQELAKQYIFSPLGLKNTTMIQPDEKGFPTNVALVHDENEKVIRTGLPITPQVGASGMWSTPTDLAKLAIEMQNALRNKNNKVISHNVAKKVTEVTALKDAVGGWSYGWQKSFGYNNYEWFMCNGSNTGVGGSVFATMTDGNGFAFLTNGEKPNRFPVMASTQRKLLTLMDWNNKTSNEEIQEMPSNLKEKLIGTYDDFLYGQGVETKIVEKNNRLYVESMLLEHFKGKNDNELVYLKNGLFKIVDYPNLLKINFSNGKSSSVILIRGNMETEVQLNDKKEVTKS; translated from the coding sequence ATGAAAACCACTATTTATTTATTACTTCTTATAGTAACCGTTGCAAGTGCTCAGACAAACAAAAAAGCAGTATCAAAAGAAAGAGATTATAGCTTTCTAACGGACAGTTTAAACATTGATAAGCAACTAGAAAAATACAAACTTGCAGGATTTAGTCTTGTTGTTTTCGAAAACTACGAAATAGTCTATTCAAACCAATTTGGTGTAAAATCGATAGATTCAAAAGAGAAAATAGACAAGAATACTGCTTTTTCTACAGCTTCGATTTCAAAACCAATAACTGCGCTTCTTTGTTTTATACTTGAAGAGAAAGGATTGCTTAATTTAGACACTCCAATCGATGGTTATTTAAAACGCTGGCATTTGCCAAAGAGTAAATTTACCGAAAACAATAGTCCAACCTGGAGACAATTTCTTAATCATACGGCTGGTACAACTCAAGGCGGATTTGCAGATTATTACCAAGGTGATACAATCCCAACAATAAAACAAAGTCTTTTAGGTCAAATTCCGCGATATGATAAAGAAATTGAATTCTTGTTTACGCCAGGAACGGGTTGGTCATATAGTGGTGGAGGTTATGTAATTGTTCAAATGGCATTAGAAGATACTTTTAAGAAACCTATCCAGGAATTAGCAAAACAGTATATTTTTTCACCACTTGGTTTAAAAAACACGACAATGATACAGCCTGATGAAAAAGGTTTTCCAACAAATGTAGCGCTTGTTCACGATGAAAATGAAAAGGTAATTAGAACAGGTTTGCCAATCACGCCACAAGTTGGAGCATCTGGAATGTGGTCTACGCCAACTGATTTAGCTAAACTTGCTATTGAAATGCAAAATGCTCTTCGTAATAAAAACAACAAGGTGATTTCTCATAATGTTGCCAAAAAAGTAACAGAAGTAACTGCTTTAAAAGATGCGGTTGGCGGATGGAGTTACGGATGGCAAAAGTCTTTCGGTTATAATAATTACGAATGGTTTATGTGTAATGGTTCAAATACAGGAGTTGGAGGAAGTGTTTTTGCGACTATGACAGATGGAAACGGCTTTGCATTTCTAACCAATGGTGAAAAACCGAATCGTTTTCCTGTAATGGCGAGCACTCAAAGAAAGCTTTTGACGTTAATGGACTGGAATAATAAAACATCTAATGAGGAAATTCAGGAAATGCCTTCAAATCTAAAAGAAAAACTAATTGGGACTTACGATGATTTTCTTTATGGACAAGGAGTAGAAACCAAAATCGTAGAAAAGAATAATCGCCTTTATGTTGAATCGATGTTATTGGAACATTTTAAAGGGAAAAATGATAATGAGTTGGTGTATCTTAAAAATGGATTATTTAAAATTGTAGATTATCCAAACTTGTTAAAAATCAATTTTAGTAACGGAAAATCAAGTTCTGTAATCTTGATAAGAGGTAATATGGAAACTGAAGTTCAGCTTAATGATAAAAAAGAGGTTACAAAAAGCTAA
- a CDS encoding enoyl-CoA hydratase/isomerase family protein: MRSENQNGSLQTTLNNAIATIQFGHPASNSFPRELLNRLTAEINLLSKKESVSVIVLQSEGSKVFCSGASFDELLAVENKEQGKEFFSGFAHLLNAMRSCSKIIIGRVQGKAVGGGVGIISACDYVLATPESAIKLSELAIGIGPFVIEPAVTRKIGKTAMTEMTLAAHEWKSANWALENGLYASLHNAEELDIEVSKFAQKLSSYNPEALFEMKKIIWEGTEHWQSLLLERAAITGKLVLSDFSRNALTQFKK, translated from the coding sequence ATGAGGTCAGAAAATCAAAACGGTTCTTTACAAACCACTTTAAATAATGCAATTGCAACAATTCAATTTGGTCATCCGGCCAGTAATTCTTTCCCTCGTGAACTATTAAATCGCTTAACGGCTGAGATTAATTTATTAAGTAAAAAGGAATCGGTTTCGGTTATTGTTTTGCAAAGCGAAGGTTCTAAAGTATTTTGTTCAGGTGCTTCTTTTGATGAACTTCTTGCGGTAGAAAATAAAGAACAAGGAAAAGAATTTTTCTCTGGTTTTGCTCATTTGCTAAATGCAATGCGTTCTTGCTCTAAAATTATTATTGGTCGCGTTCAAGGCAAAGCTGTTGGTGGCGGAGTTGGTATTATTTCGGCTTGTGATTATGTTTTGGCTACGCCCGAAAGCGCTATAAAATTATCTGAATTAGCCATTGGAATTGGTCCATTTGTAATTGAACCGGCAGTTACCCGAAAAATTGGCAAAACAGCAATGACCGAAATGACGCTTGCTGCACACGAATGGAAATCTGCAAATTGGGCACTTGAAAACGGACTTTACGCGTCGCTTCATAATGCAGAAGAATTGGATATCGAAGTTTCAAAATTCGCTCAAAAACTAAGTTCATACAATCCGGAAGCTTTATTCGAAATGAAAAAAATTATCTGGGAAGGAACAGAACATTGGCAATCGTTACTTCTGGAACGTGCTGCAATTACAGGGAAATTAGTTTTATCCGATTTCAGCAGAAATGCTTTGACACAATTTAAGAAGTAA